The stretch of DNA CATATAAAGCACATGCTTGAAATATTGGCCGTCCACCGACAGGGCGCCAATCAGCACATACCAAGCGCATAGGGCAGCCCATAGCCACAAGGCGGGAGACGACCGGACATCGCGCGCCCTACTCACCAGCAGCACGCCTAGCGCTGGCAATGCCAGCAGTACGTAATAGACGTTGTTAACCATCTTGCTAGTGGGCAACAACAGAAAACTAGCGATAAAAACAAGTAAGGCTGGGGTGAAGTAGCCTACCCGCTCATGTATTCCATTCAGGCGCTTTACGACAGTCAAAGCATCACCCCACATAAAAGACCAACAGTGAACGCCAAAATCAGCCGCAACCGCTCATGGCGCTTGCGTCGTGTCTTCTTTACCTGCTCCTCGGGTACGCTGACATGCTCGCCAAACCCTGTATGCAGTACGGCGTCGTTCTCTAAGATCAGTGCATGGCGCTGCTCTCCCGCGTACAGCCGCGAAAGGTCCTTTTCGCCGGCGTGTTGTGCATAGGGGGCGTGCTGCTGATAGTCGACCAAACGGCGCAAACCTGGATTGAAGGAGAAGCCCTGCCAGTCCTCCTTGTGCGAACCGAGCCGATAGCACGGGATATTCTGGACCACCTGGCGCTCGCCCAAATACACATAGGGGCTATGGATCGCCAGATCGTGGGCAAAGCTACGCAGCCAGACCTGTAGCGCCTGCGGATCAGCCTCTAACAGAGACTGCGACTCCTCGATGAAGCCCGGCCGATAGAACGCCCAATCGTCCTCGCAATGGAAGATCCACGGGGTCTTCACGTGCGAGTAGGCCAGATCGATGGAACGCATCTGCCCCAGCCGCGGCACATTAATGAAAAAGGTGGTGTGCTCGCGCCAATGCTCCGGGATGCAGTCTTCAACAATCTGGTTGCCCGAGTCTTCGGTGATGAACACCTCGCGAATCGGCATCGTATTGAAGGCATCGAAGCTAGCCAGCGTCTGCGTTAACAGGTCGAAACGCCCACAACTGGTCACTACCAGAGTAACGTCACTGTCCTTAGAAAAGATCAAGATTCAAACCTCTCGAAAACCTTGGGGGGTGATGCTCCACGTATCCTGTTCGGCCAGCGTGGCATCGCCCATTAGCTCAAGTTCGTTATGGGCTGGCCAGGCATCGCATTTCCAGCCGATGAAATGAAAATAAGGAAACTCCCGCATGCCGTCGCGGTCGTTGCGCAACCGCCCGAGCTGCCAAACCCAGCGCCGCGGGAAGTTGAAACTTCCATCGAGCCAAGCCACCCGGCCATTCGGCGTGCTAAAGGCTTCGGCAAACTCGCTGCGCCGCCGCCAGGGGTTAGAGATGTCGACCAGCCGCCGCAACGGCGTCGGCCAACTCTTGTGACGGATGAACAATCGACTGAAGGCGCCCTCATCGAAGGCGCTGTGTTCGCTAGAAGCCAGTTTCGCCTGCCAGCCCGGTATTTGCATGAAGGCCTCGCGCATCCGCGCATTGTTGCGCAGCAGGCAGAGATGGCCAGAGATACGCCGCTCATGGGTTGAGAGCAGATCGAAACGCTGCAGCCGCTCGGCGCTGAAATAGCCGCGCAGATCGCCATAAACCAAATCGATGTCGCTGAACCCCCAAAAATCGAAGCCGTCAAGCTCGTCGGCATGCACATGCCCTAGTGCCGGCTTCAGGTCGCAGAGCTTGTAGGGGCTCTGTGGCCGGAACTCAATGCCCAGCCGAGTGGATACTTTGGCGCAGTAATCGGCAAAGCTCATGACCCGGAAATGGATATTGTCTGGCGCATTGGGCGGCGTACCGCAGTCGGTGAAGAACAGCCACCGCACATCCGGATTGAAACGGCAGCTCTGCAGGAAGAACGGCATCCAGAACGGCCAGCGTCCGAAATAGGGAATGAGGAATAGGAGTCGCGGCGCGGTCATGCTCAGACTCCCAGACGGTTGCGCAGTCGGCAGAACCAGCCGGGCGCAGGGGCAGATCGCAAGGGCGCCGCCATGGCCTGTACGATCTTGGCGCCAATGTGCGCAAAGCTGAAGCAAGACTCGGCCAGCGCCCTACCGCTGTCGGCGATTCGCATCGCCCAAGCCGGATCGGCGCGCAGCTGCGCCAGCTTGCGGCGCAGTTCGCCAACCGTCCGGTACAGCACAAGGTTCTCCATGTCGACGAAGCCCAGCGCGCGGTTCTCCTCCTCGCCCTGATCGTAGGCAAGCAGCACGCAGCCGCAGGCCATGGCCTCGAAGTTTTTGATCATGTACTCGCCCATGCCAACGTCGGCGCTAACAAAGAAACGGATACGGTTGAGGGCGTTGAGGTAGTCTTCACCGGAATTGGTACGAGTTGCCACCAGGTTCTCCATCTGCGCCAGCTCGTCCAACAGCGCCTTGCGCCCGCTGTAGGCAACACTCTTGGTGCTGCCGATGAAGCCCAGTTCAATATCGCGCTCGCGCCCCAAATCGCGCAGCAATGTCTGGTCGTAGCCTTTGGGGACGAACATCGCATCCACCCCCTCCTCGCGCAAGCGCCGGGTCACAACCTGGCCGGAGCTGATCACCCGCGCCCAGGGCAGCTTGCGATAGTGCGCGCTGAACTTGCCGGTGTACTTGCAGGGAATGTAGTTCTGATACGCGTCATGCTCGAGGAGGACCAGGTTCGGTACGTTGCGAATAAAGTCCACCTGGCGGATCTCCTGCTTGAAGCGCAGGAAGAACAGGATGCGGTCATAGCAGGCTATGTCCACGTGGTCCCGGAAGTAACGCCGCAGATTGGCCTGATCACGGCGCCCAAGCCAGCGGATGTCGCAATCGCAGTGGTGCTGAATGCTTTCGTAGAGACGATCCAGGATCGCCCGCTGTTCGGCCTGAACGAGAAATAGGACCTTCATCATATCCCCCCGTGTACGCGACGCTCAGCAAGCGGGAGCTCGCGACAGCCTCGGCGGCTGACCTCGACTCGCCTAAAGGAGATCCGTCCGCCTTCCTGCAGCGCGGCAATGGCCCTCAGGAAAGATTCTGGATCGTTCATCGGCAAGCCCTGGAGGACTGCGAGCGGCAGCTCCCACCAGGCACTCGCCAGCAACGCGTCGATTAACTGCGGTGGATGACGGTAACGCAGGATGCGCGCCGGCGTCCCAGCGACCACCGCGTACGGTGGTATATCGCGTGTCACCACGGAGCGCGCCGCGACCACCGCACCCGTGCCGACCACGACTCCCTCCATGATCATCGCCTCGCGGCCGATCCAGACGTCATGGCCGACCTCAGCCGGCTTGCCGGGGGCGGCGTAGTCTAAAGATGTCCCGGTGTACTGAAAGGGATGCGAGCTGACCCAGTGCAGCGGGTGACCGGCCCTTTCCTGACCGATCACGACCGCGTTGCCAATCGAGCAGAACCGTCCTATCCGCGCGACATTTAGCAGTTCGGAGGCGCTGCGCACATAACTCGATGCGCCGACCTGCAAGTGCTCGAAGGTGCCAATCACTTTACCGATGGAAGCACCCTCTTCCAGCACCAGCAGCGCTTTGCCGGGTAGGGCGTGTATGTCGACAGCCAATTTGAACCCACGTCTGCGCAACCAACGCCTATAGAGAGTCGCCTTCAGCGTGTTGATCAAAATAATTTCCCTTGAAAATCCGAGTAGGTAATGCGCTGGCTGGCTGCGCCACGGCGGACTAGTCTGCCGCCAGTCGCCAGTTGATCATCATCGGCAACCGCCAAAAAGTGGCCCGCACGCATTGGTCAGAAAAACGCAGCAGCGCCTCGGCAATTCGCGGAGCGTCCTTTGGCGCCGTCGCACTCTGTCTCAGAGTGCGCGCCAAGGCATGTTCGTCGGCCCGCGTGAATAGCCACCCAACGCCATCGACCACCTCCCTACCTCCTCCACAGTCCGAGCAGATCACCGGCACTCCAGCGGCCATTGCTTCTAGCAGCACCATGCCGAACGGTTCGTGATCGGAGGTAAGAGCGAAGACGTCAAATGCCTTGAAGTAGCGACGGCCATACGGCACCTGGCCGAGAAAGCGCACCCGTTCGCTCACCTCAAGCTCCGCTGCCAATGCCTTCAACGGGGCCTCCAAAGAGCCGCTCCCCATGATCGCCAGGAGGCTTTGACCCGGCAGCTGGGGCAGCGCTAACGCAAAGCCGCGAATAAGCGTTGCTTGGTCCTTGTCCGGATGCAGACGGCCAACATTGCCGACCACCCATGCATCCTGAGGCAGCCCGAGGAATACCCGAGCCTCTTCACGTGACAGGTGTTCAGCCCGCACCGCAGCTATATCTATACGGTTGTACAGCGTCTCGATGCGCTCAGCCGGCCAGCCAGAGAGGCAGGCGCGGAGATCGTCTCTCACGGCATTGGATACGCCCAGCAGCGTCAGCCGCTTTCGATAGAAGTTGGCAAACAGCTGACGCGGACGACGCTGATAATCGCCCAAGGCATGGTGGATACCGATCACAGGCAGCCTGGTACCCAGCAATGCTACGTAGATCGGCTTGAAGCGATGGGCTATGCAGAACGCGAAGTCGCGTGTGGCGTCGACCTTTCGTATATCTTGAATTGCCTGCAGCTTCAGACCGCGCACGTCGCGGCTGCTATAACCGAGGAACACCACTTCATCCGAAGCAGATCCTTGCACAACCTCATCACTCGGTGAGCCTGTGAGATATACCGTGCAGACCTTGTATGGCGTGCCAGCGAAAAGCGCGGCGTATTGCCGAGCACAGTCGAGAAAGGGCCCGTCATAGCTGTGGCAAAACTGCAGCACCCAATTCTTAGACGCTGTCATACCATTCCTTACCGTCCTTGACCACGAGGATGTCCTCCATGATCAGGTACTGCAAGTCCGAGCCATAGAACATGTTCAGCGCATCGGTTGGAGAGCAAATCATCGGTTCACCGCGGCGGTTAAGCGAGGTGTTCAGCGAAACGCCGTTGCCGGTGAGTTTTTCTAGCTCAAGCATCAGATCGTACCAGCGCGGATTGTGCCGGCGCTCCAGCACCTGGGCGCGGGACGTTCCGTCCTCGTGAACCACTTCGCCGACCCGCTCCTTCCAGCCCTCGTTGACCTCGAAGGTGAAGGTCATGAATGGGCTGGGGTGATCGACCTTGAGCATTTGTGACGCAACGGTATCGAGCATGGACGGGCAGAAGGGTCTCCAGCGCTCGCGGAACTTGATCTGCTCGTTGATTCGATCGGCCACGCCTGGCACGCTCGGACAGCCGATGATCGAACGGCCGCCAAGGGCGCGCGGGCCGAACTCCATGCGCCCTTGAAACCAGGCCACGGGGTTTCCGTCCGCCATGATCCTGGCAATGCGCTCAGGGGTGTTGGTGATCTGCTTGAACACCGGCTGGTTGGGGTGCCGGGCACAGGCCGCGATGACATCTTCGTTGGAATAAGACGGGCCGAGATAGACGTGCTCCATCTTTTCCACCGGTACACCGCGCTGGTGGGAGACGTAGGCAGCCGCACCAACCGCGGTCCCGGCGTCGCCGGAGGCAGGCTGGACGAACAGCTCTTTGACGTCGTCGCGGGCGATGATCTTCTGGTTGAGCTTGACGTTGAGCGCGCAACCTCCGGCGAAGGCGATCTTGCCGGCCTCGCGAATGATGTCGCCCAGGTAATAGTCCATCATCTGCAGCGCGAGCTTTTCGAACAGCGCCTGCATGGCAGCCGCGTAATGGATGTAGGGATCGTCGGCGATATCGCCTTCACGCTTGGGCCCCAGCCACTCGATCAGCTTGGGCGAGAAGTAATAGCCCTTGCCCTTCTCCTTGTAACGACGGAAGCCGATGACGTTGGCGTAATCCGTGTTGATGGTTAGTTCGCCATTCTCGAACGTGGCCAGGCGAGAGAAGTCATACTTGGCGGCATCGCCGTAGGGCGCCATGCCCATCACCTTGAACTCGCCGTCGAGCATCTCGAAACCGAGGTACTCGGTGATCGCACCGTACAGACCGCCCAAAGAATCCGGATCGTAGAATTCCTTGATCTTGTGGATCTTGCCGTTCTCACCCCAGCCGAAGAAGGTGGTGGCGTATTCGCCCTTGCCATCGATGCCGAGGATGGCGGTCTTCTCGGTGAATCCCGAGCAATGGTAGGCGCTGGAGGCGTGAGCCAGATGGTGCTCGACAGGCTGCAACTTGACCTTCTTCAGGTCGAAGCCCAGCTGCTGCAGGCACCACTCGATGCGCTTCTTGTAGCGGTAGTAGCGGCGGTTGCCCATGAGAATGGCATCCAGCGCGCGGTCCGGTGCGTACCAGTAACGCTTGGCGTAGTGCCAGCGGGCCTTCTCGAAGATGCTAATCGGCGCGAACGGAATGGCCACCACATCGACATCGGACGGCTTGATGCCGGCCTGCTCAAGGCAAAACTTGGCTGATTCGTACGGCATGCGGTTCTTGGCATGCTTGTCACGCACGAAGCGTTCTTCTTCGACAGCAGCGATCAGCTTGCCGTCAATGTACAGAGCGGCGGAAGGATCATGACTGAGGGCGCCGGAAAGGCCGAGAATCGTCAATGCCACGGATATTGCCTCTTAATCTTCGATGCGGATGCCGGGCACCGCAGGTAAACGTTGGTCAAGCAGTTGATGCAGCGCGCTGTCGGCCGGCCAGTTGCGCAGAAAACGTGCACGATCCTTGGCATAGGCCCGGGCGAAGCTGGTATCGCTAACATGTTGCTGAACAGCATCGAGATCAATGAGTGTCCAGCGGCCCCGCTCCCAGAATATGTTGTGCCCTTTCAGGTCCCCATGACTGATGCGTTCGCGAATCAGCGTCGTGAACAATCGGTCCAGCGAGAACAGCTCTTCCTCGGGCGGACAACTATCCACGTACGGCTGAAAGTGCGCGATTATATCTTCACCCGGAAGCAATTCGGTAATCAGCCACGCGGGGCCACGCATCCACATCCAGCGCCGTTCGATGACTGCCAAAAGCCGGGGGGTGGCAACCCCTAGAAAGTCGAGGCGATTGCCTTCGATCCAGCTGTGCCAGGCGCGGCTAGGGCGCCAGAAACGCTTGACCCAATGCAGCGGGTTCTTGATGTTGTATCGTTTGATTAACAGGGGCCGCCGTTCCAGCTCGATTCGCGCTACGGTGGCAGTACCGCCGGTCTTGAACAGCTTGCCCTTGGCGATGAACGCATCTGGATCGGCAAGCACCGCCTGCAGGGCTGCCTCCTCATCGCGCCTCACCACCTGCGCACCGAACGCACCGATACGCGCACTGAAGAGACTGCAATCGCGCGCCACCTTTTTCAGGTAATCATTCAGACGCCAGGCGCGAGTCTTACGGATATCCTTGAGCAACGCCTCCAGCGGCAGCGCATGCTCGCTGTTGGCGAGTAGATAGTGCACCAGCAGCTCTTCGATGAACGGCTCAAGCTCTGCCGGCAACTGGGCGAAGAAAACACCAAGGTTTTCCAGCACGCGCTCCCGAGATAGCGGCCTTCCGGGCACTTCCGCTTTCACGCCACCGCCGTCAACCACATAGAGCTGGTCACGTGCGCGCAGCAGATTGTCGAGGTGCAGATCGGCCTGCCAAATACCGCGCGCGTGCATATTTGCGATCAGCGCAAGCGCAGCCGCGAGTACCTGCTCCTGAGCCGATGACAGCGGAGCATCTTGCTCAGTGTCCCGCCAAAGGCTCCAGAGACTCTGAGCACCCTCGAGATAGCCGAACGTCAGCCACCCCCCCTCTCGCTCAACCCAACCCTCATCTAGCAGAGTAGACGTCGGCAGGCTCTGCCCAGCCAAGAGCGCGGCACCTTCACGCTCGCGTTGATAATGTCGACCTGCCTTATCTCCGACCAGCACCTTGACCAATACCTGGCGCCCCTCCCATTCAGCGCGGGCGACATAGCGCTGCCCGGGCAAGACGCGCAACCACGAGTCGATCAGCATTTCGCCCGAGGGGAGTTCCAGAACCAGCGGCAATGAAGGCTCACGGCCAGCTTTTGCCAGCTCTCCGAGCTTCAATCTGGTCATTCTCGCCCCTCGAAAAACTTTAAGACCGCGCGGATCCTGGCCTTGTCTCGGTTATCCAAGTTCTGATGACCGCTGTACTGCAGGTAGAAACGCAAGCGCTGCGTCCGCGTGAGCTGGTATTTGGCAACTTTGTCCAGACAGGCCAGGTCCTTGACGATCCGCCGCTGCAGGAACGGTCCACGCCAGAACGCGCCGGTCGGACAGTCGATCAGGTAAAGGCGGCGCTGTGGATCGACCAGTAGATTCCGCCACTTTAGATCGTTATGCGCAAAGCCACGGTCGTGCATCGCCCGCGTCGAGCGCGCCAATTGCAGACTGACATCCTGGACCCAACGACGATCACGCAGGCGCGCATCGGTGGTGTTGGCCAGCAACGCAAGATCTTCGGTCTGCTCAAGCTCGCGGGTGATCAATGCTCCACGCAAAAAAGCACCACCGCGGCGCTCCAGGCCGTACGCCACAATTGGAGCGGTCGGAATGCTCCAGCGCCGGAAGAGCATGAGATTCTGCCATTCGGCCTTGACCCGAGGCCGGCCGACAAATCGACGCAACCCTTTGCCTGCCCCAGAGTAACGTTTCACGTAATAGCGAACACCGTTACGCTCGATGCGGATGACCTCCGACAGCAGATCCCGGGTCAGCCTCTCGCCTTCCAGCTCGAATACGCTCTCTAGCCTGCCGAAGTCATCGCTCAGATCGGCATAGGCCGGGTCGAGTGTCCAGCCTGCCATCACAGCGCATCTCCGTAGCGCAACTTGCGGTCTTGAAGCTTTTCCGCCTTCCGCTGCAGCCAAGTCAACAACGAAGCCTCGTCACACAGGACATTCCGTAGCGGCCGCTGGAAATAGACCTGGAGAAAACGCAGCTTGTCACGGCGCGTCAGGCCGATGCCCAACGCCGAGAAATACAACCCGGCCAGATCCTTGTTGCGCCAGCGGCGTGGCGTCTGGGCGCGGGTGTGGGCGCGGTGAAGGTCAATGAGCGACAGGCGAAAATCATGCGCCGTCACCGGCTTGTCGGTATGCAGCAGAAAATGGCAGATGTAGAAGTCGCGGTGATTGACTCCGGCACGGTGCATGTTCCCAGCCATGCGAGCGACTTCCGCAATCAGCGCGCGCTTGAGCACAGGCTCCGGCGGTTGTTCACGCCAGTTTGCGGCGAAGTCCTCGAGGCTGACCGTCGGTGCCAGTTCTTCGGTGATGATGAACGAATGCTGAGTGGCGGGATTGCTGCCGCGCTCACCATAGGCAACGGCAGTCATGGTCGGTACGCCGACCTCGTGTAACCGTTGGATGGCCCGCCACTCTTGCCCGGCGCCGAGGACTGGCAGCTTGGCGGTGCTGAGGTTCTTGACGATCTCGCCCCAACCGACGCCGCGATGAATCTTGACGAAGTAGCCGCGACCGTCGACTTCGGTGCGCAAGGTGCGACGCCCCTCAAGCTCCCGATAAACCTGCCCCTGCAGCTGCTCGACGGCCTCGATCGGATCGCGGCCGGCCCAGAGGGTTTTGAAGGGTTCTGTGACGATCAGTTTCATGGGCGCTCCGCGAGGATCACATCCGCTGCCCGCTCGGGCATGCTGTACAGATCGGCGCGTCCGGCAAAAGCGAGAGCGTTCTGCGACCACAGTGCGCGTTGCTCATTGCCCGCAAGCATCTCGGCCAGAAGCCGATCGAGATGGCCTTGCTCGAAAGGACTCGGCACCACGCGACCGCAATCGGCATCGGCGATGTAATGTGCATAGCCGCAGACATCCGTGACGAGCACCGGCAGCCCGGCGACCAGCGCTTCGAGCAGCACGGTACCGGTGTTCTCGTTGTAGGCAGGATGGATCAGCAGGTCGGCGCCCAGCAGGAACCGCGGAACGTCACTGCGGCCTTCAAGGAAGACAACTTGATCGGAAATGCCTAGATTCCTGGCTTGTAGCTGAAAGGACTTGGGGTCGTCCTGCCCAATGACGAACAAGCGAGTCCGTCGTTTCAGCTCTCGAGGCAGCGCAGCGACGGCTTTGAGGCTGCGGTCGAGCCCCTTGGTCTTGAAACCGGAACCGATCTGCACCAGCAGAAGATCGTCGCCCTCAAGCCCGAACTCCCGTCGGAACTCGGCCCGAATGTCGAGGGCATTGGACGGCGCATTTCGGTCCTGGGCAATGCCCGGCGGCAGCAGGTGAAAACGATCAGCCGGCGTTGCGTAGTGCTTGATGAACAGCGGCTGCTGCACCTCGGAAATCATCAGGATCTGCGTCTTCGCCTGCGGGGCGAACACCGCGCGTTCGTACTCGGCGAAATGCTTGTAACGGGCCCAACGACGGTAGATTGGGTTACGCAGGGTCTGGGCCTTGTCCTCGAAACAAGGGTCGGCGGCGTAATACACATCCAGCCCTGGCATCTTGTTGAAGCCAATCACCCGATCCACTGGACGCTTTGCTAGGTCCGCCTCGACCCAAGCGGTGAAGCGCTCGTTGCGGGTGTGGTTGAACAGCGCCTTGACCGGCGCGATCAACACCTCGAAACCTTCGGGCACCTCGCCTTCCCAGATCATCGCGTACACACGGATCTGGTGGCCGCGGCGCTGGCATTCCAAGGCGATGCGCATGAAGTCGCGCTGCAGCCCACCGAACGGGAAGTATTTATAA from Pseudomonas sp. DNDY-54 encodes:
- a CDS encoding carbamoyltransferase; translation: MALTILGLSGALSHDPSAALYIDGKLIAAVEEERFVRDKHAKNRMPYESAKFCLEQAGIKPSDVDVVAIPFAPISIFEKARWHYAKRYWYAPDRALDAILMGNRRYYRYKKRIEWCLQQLGFDLKKVKLQPVEHHLAHASSAYHCSGFTEKTAILGIDGKGEYATTFFGWGENGKIHKIKEFYDPDSLGGLYGAITEYLGFEMLDGEFKVMGMAPYGDAAKYDFSRLATFENGELTINTDYANVIGFRRYKEKGKGYYFSPKLIEWLGPKREGDIADDPYIHYAAAMQALFEKLALQMMDYYLGDIIREAGKIAFAGGCALNVKLNQKIIARDDVKELFVQPASGDAGTAVGAAAYVSHQRGVPVEKMEHVYLGPSYSNEDVIAACARHPNQPVFKQITNTPERIARIMADGNPVAWFQGRMEFGPRALGGRSIIGCPSVPGVADRINEQIKFRERWRPFCPSMLDTVASQMLKVDHPSPFMTFTFEVNEGWKERVGEVVHEDGTSRAQVLERRHNPRWYDLMLELEKLTGNGVSLNTSLNRRGEPMICSPTDALNMFYGSDLQYLIMEDILVVKDGKEWYDSV
- a CDS encoding DUF6625 family protein, with amino-acid sequence MTAPRLLFLIPYFGRWPFWMPFFLQSCRFNPDVRWLFFTDCGTPPNAPDNIHFRVMSFADYCAKVSTRLGIEFRPQSPYKLCDLKPALGHVHADELDGFDFWGFSDIDLVYGDLRGYFSAERLQRFDLLSTHERRISGHLCLLRNNARMREAFMQIPGWQAKLASSEHSAFDEGAFSRLFIRHKSWPTPLRRLVDISNPWRRRSEFAEAFSTPNGRVAWLDGSFNFPRRWVWQLGRLRNDRDGMREFPYFHFIGWKCDAWPAHNELELMGDATLAEQDTWSITPQGFREV
- a CDS encoding CatB-related O-acetyltransferase, which produces MNTLKATLYRRWLRRRGFKLAVDIHALPGKALLVLEEGASIGKVIGTFEHLQVGASSYVRSASELLNVARIGRFCSIGNAVVIGQERAGHPLHWVSSHPFQYTGTSLDYAAPGKPAEVGHDVWIGREAMIMEGVVVGTGAVVAARSVVTRDIPPYAVVAGTPARILRYRHPPQLIDALLASAWWELPLAVLQGLPMNDPESFLRAIAALQEGGRISFRRVEVSRRGCRELPLAERRVHGGI
- a CDS encoding lipopolysaccharide kinase InaA family protein; this encodes MTRLKLGELAKAGREPSLPLVLELPSGEMLIDSWLRVLPGQRYVARAEWEGRQVLVKVLVGDKAGRHYQREREGAALLAGQSLPTSTLLDEGWVEREGGWLTFGYLEGAQSLWSLWRDTEQDAPLSSAQEQVLAAALALIANMHARGIWQADLHLDNLLRARDQLYVVDGGGVKAEVPGRPLSRERVLENLGVFFAQLPAELEPFIEELLVHYLLANSEHALPLEALLKDIRKTRAWRLNDYLKKVARDCSLFSARIGAFGAQVVRRDEEAALQAVLADPDAFIAKGKLFKTGGTATVARIELERRPLLIKRYNIKNPLHWVKRFWRPSRAWHSWIEGNRLDFLGVATPRLLAVIERRWMWMRGPAWLITELLPGEDIIAHFQPYVDSCPPEEELFSLDRLFTTLIRERISHGDLKGHNIFWERGRWTLIDLDAVQQHVSDTSFARAYAKDRARFLRNWPADSALHQLLDQRLPAVPGIRIED
- a CDS encoding lipopolysaccharide kinase InaA family protein — translated: MAGWTLDPAYADLSDDFGRLESVFELEGERLTRDLLSEVIRIERNGVRYYVKRYSGAGKGLRRFVGRPRVKAEWQNLMLFRRWSIPTAPIVAYGLERRGGAFLRGALITRELEQTEDLALLANTTDARLRDRRWVQDVSLQLARSTRAMHDRGFAHNDLKWRNLLVDPQRRLYLIDCPTGAFWRGPFLQRRIVKDLACLDKVAKYQLTRTQRLRFYLQYSGHQNLDNRDKARIRAVLKFFEGRE
- a CDS encoding glycosyltransferase family 2 protein yields the protein MIFSKDSDVTLVVTSCGRFDLLTQTLASFDAFNTMPIREVFITEDSGNQIVEDCIPEHWREHTTFFINVPRLGQMRSIDLAYSHVKTPWIFHCEDDWAFYRPGFIEESQSLLEADPQALQVWLRSFAHDLAIHSPYVYLGERQVVQNIPCYRLGSHKEDWQGFSFNPGLRRLVDYQQHAPYAQHAGEKDLSRLYAGEQRHALILENDAVLHTGFGEHVSVPEEQVKKTRRKRHERLRLILAFTVGLLCGVML
- a CDS encoding glycosyltransferase family 4 protein, with protein sequence MQLAFILYKYFPFGGLQRDFMRIALECQRRGHQIRVYAMIWEGEVPEGFEVLIAPVKALFNHTRNERFTAWVEADLAKRPVDRVIGFNKMPGLDVYYAADPCFEDKAQTLRNPIYRRWARYKHFAEYERAVFAPQAKTQILMISEVQQPLFIKHYATPADRFHLLPPGIAQDRNAPSNALDIRAEFRREFGLEGDDLLLVQIGSGFKTKGLDRSLKAVAALPRELKRRTRLFVIGQDDPKSFQLQARNLGISDQVVFLEGRSDVPRFLLGADLLIHPAYNENTGTVLLEALVAGLPVLVTDVCGYAHYIADADCGRVVPSPFEQGHLDRLLAEMLAGNEQRALWSQNALAFAGRADLYSMPERAADVILAERP
- the rfaP gene encoding lipopolysaccharide core heptose(I) kinase RfaP; translated protein: MKLIVTEPFKTLWAGRDPIEAVEQLQGQVYRELEGRRTLRTEVDGRGYFVKIHRGVGWGEIVKNLSTAKLPVLGAGQEWRAIQRLHEVGVPTMTAVAYGERGSNPATQHSFIITEELAPTVSLEDFAANWREQPPEPVLKRALIAEVARMAGNMHRAGVNHRDFYICHFLLHTDKPVTAHDFRLSLIDLHRAHTRAQTPRRWRNKDLAGLYFSALGIGLTRRDKLRFLQVYFQRPLRNVLCDEASLLTWLQRKAEKLQDRKLRYGDAL
- a CDS encoding glycosyltransferase — its product is MTASKNWVLQFCHSYDGPFLDCARQYAALFAGTPYKVCTVYLTGSPSDEVVQGSASDEVVFLGYSSRDVRGLKLQAIQDIRKVDATRDFAFCIAHRFKPIYVALLGTRLPVIGIHHALGDYQRRPRQLFANFYRKRLTLLGVSNAVRDDLRACLSGWPAERIETLYNRIDIAAVRAEHLSREEARVFLGLPQDAWVVGNVGRLHPDKDQATLIRGFALALPQLPGQSLLAIMGSGSLEAPLKALAAELEVSERVRFLGQVPYGRRYFKAFDVFALTSDHEPFGMVLLEAMAAGVPVICSDCGGGREVVDGVGWLFTRADEHALARTLRQSATAPKDAPRIAEALLRFSDQCVRATFWRLPMMINWRLAAD
- a CDS encoding glycosyltransferase, whose protein sequence is MKVLFLVQAEQRAILDRLYESIQHHCDCDIRWLGRRDQANLRRYFRDHVDIACYDRILFFLRFKQEIRQVDFIRNVPNLVLLEHDAYQNYIPCKYTGKFSAHYRKLPWARVISSGQVVTRRLREEGVDAMFVPKGYDQTLLRDLGRERDIELGFIGSTKSVAYSGRKALLDELAQMENLVATRTNSGEDYLNALNRIRFFVSADVGMGEYMIKNFEAMACGCVLLAYDQGEEENRALGFVDMENLVLYRTVGELRRKLAQLRADPAWAMRIADSGRALAESCFSFAHIGAKIVQAMAAPLRSAPAPGWFCRLRNRLGV